Genomic window (Catenulispora sp. EB89):
TCGTGGGCTCTTCGCAGTCCGGGCTGACCGGTAACAGCACCGGCGGCATCTACCTCTACTACTGATCCGATCCGCCGCGCCCCTTTCGGGGTCAGCACCCTGACGGGGCGCGGCGGCGTTCACCTGCCGAGGGCGGACAAGCCGCCGCAAGGACCGCTGATGACACTTCGTACCGACACCAGACCACTTCGACTTCAGGGACTCTCCGACCGCCGCCGACGACGTTGGTGGATCGTCGCAGCCGTCGTCCTGGCCATCGTCGGCGTGGCAACCGCGGTCGGCGTGGTCACCCATCGTGGCAGTGGGCGTTCCGTGTCGGTGCTGGCGCCGGCTCGCGGGGACGCCATGCCGTCGGACACGGCTGCTGTCGGCTGGGTTGAAGGCGGCCAAGCCTGCTACGGAAGCGCGGTTCCCGCTGACTTCGCGCGGACCGAGCGGCACCACTGCGTGGCTGAGCCACCGGCGGGCAACGGCTCGCCGTCGCTGTGGTCGAAGCCGCACTTTCTAAGCGAACCGCATCCTGCGGACGGGAAATCCATCCTGGCCGTCGGGTTCGTCACCGGAGGCGTTTCCTCGGTCGAGGTCACCATGGCCTCGGGCGACGTCGTCACCTCCCAGGTGGTGACGTTGCGCGGGGGCGGTTCCACCGGGGCCTACGCGCTCTGGCTGCCGATGACCGCGCAACACGGCATCAGCTGGACGGATATCGCGGCGGTCACGGGGCGTGACTCTGCGGGGAACGCCGTGGCCCGGCTGAGCTAGCAGTTCGGCGCTTTGTCGCAAAGCAAGGTCATGAATCACGATGCGGGCGTGCTCCACGTCCGTGGTCGACGGGGGGATCATCGTGAAGTGTCTGCTGGTCGAGGACGACGCACGGGTCGTGGCACTGGAGCGCCGACTCCTGGCAGCACACGGGATCGAGGTGATCGTCGCCGGCACGATCCCGCAGGCGGTGGCCGCGCTGTCCGCCGATCCCGGGATCATCCTGCTAGACCTGTCGCTGCCGGGCGCGGTCGGCTTCCAGTCGCTGCGCGAGATGCGGAGGGTCTCGCAGTTGCCGATCATCGTCGTCACGGGTCGGTCCGACGGCGATTCGGTGGTCCAGGGGCTGAGCCTCGGGGCGGACGACTATGTCGTCAAGCCATTCGCCACTCGTGAACTTGTCGCGCGGATGGCTGCGGTTCTGCGGCGCTGCGCGATGAGAACGGGCCTCGACGGCAGTGTCGCATTGGTGAGCGGGGATTTGCAGATGGACTATACGACTCGGTGTGTCACCGTGAAATCGGAGTCGATTCAGGTCACTCGCAAAGAATTCGAGATACTCGCGATTCTGGCGAGGCTGCCCGGCGCGGTCATTCGGCGCGAACAGCTGCTGGGCGAGATCTGGGGCGTGTTCGACCCTTCGGCGGCGCACAGCCTCGAATCACACGTCACGGCGCTGCGCCGAAAGCTCCGGCCGCACTGCGAGATCAAGGCCGCGCGGGGGATCGGGTACAAGCTGCTCGTCGCCGGCGGCGTGCCGAGCTGAGGCGCGGGGTGCCTTCGTTACGTCGACCTTTCGTGTGCGAACCGCGTTTGCCGCGTTACTCGCTGTTTTGCTCGTTTTGCTCAGCGGGCGAGCCCTTGTCTGATCTGCGGAAACGGCACACAATCTGACCAATGCGACAGGGATCGGGACGACGGCTGAGCAGCCAGATCTTCGTCAGCCAGGTGTCGATCCTGCTGGTGGTGGTGCTGGTGGGATTCGGGCTGTTCGCGGTCCAGGAGCGCAAGCAGGTCGACCGGCAGTACATGGACGAGGCGTTGCAGATCGCGCAGACCGTCGCCGACACGCCGGAGGTCAAGTCCTGCATCGGTTTCCCCTCGACGAACTGCGACGGGACGCTGCAGAACATCGCCGACCGGCTCCAGCGCGACACCAAGACCGACTACGTCGTCATCGTCGACCAGAACCGGATCCGCCACACGCACCCCAACCAGTTGCTGCGCGGCCAGCCGATCGAGGAGCCGCTGGTCACCAAGCCCGACGTCCGGTTCGACCCAGGCAGCGTCGGGGAGTCGGTGAACGGCCGGGTCCCGCTGTACGGCCCGCTCGGCAACCAGATCGGCGAGGTGTCGGTCGGGCGCAAGGTCACCTCCGTGACCTCCGTCTTCGTCGGCCAGCTCCCGGTCTACGCGGCCTGGTTCGGCGCGGCGCTCGGCGTCGGCGCGCTGGCCTCCTACGCCCTGGCCCGCCGCCTGAAGCGCCGCACCTTCGGCCTGGAGCTCGACGAGATCTCCAAGCTCCTGCAGGAGCGCGAGGCCGTCCTGCACGGCATCCGCGAGGGCATGATCGCCTTCGACCGGGCCGGCCGGGTCAGCATGGTCAACGACGAGGCGCGGCGGCTGCTGGGCCTGCCGATGTTCGGCGGGGTCGGCGGCTACCTGGAGGACGTCGTGCCGCCCGGGCGGCTGCAGGACCTGCTCTCCGGCGAGATCGAGGGCAAGGACCAGGTCGTGCTGACCGACGATTACTACCTGACGGTGAACCGGATGCCGGTGACGCTGGCCGGCCGGCCGCACGGCGCGGTGGTCACGCTGCGGGACCGCACCGAGCTGTCCGGGCTGCTGCGCGAGCTGGACAGCGTCACCAGCCTCACCGACGCGCTGCGGGCCCAGCAGCACGAGTTCTCCAACCGCATGCACACCGTCGCCGGCCTGCTGGAGCTCGGCGAGACCGACGAGGCGCTGCAGTTCCTCACCGACCTGTCCGGGGCCGAGGCCGCGTTCGCCGAGTCGGTGCGCTCCCGGATCGCGCCGTCGGTCCTGGTCGGGCTGATCCTGGCCAAGGCCGCGGTCGCCGGGGAGCGCGGCGTGGAGCTGGAGCTGACCGACGACACCTGGCTCGGCGACACCCCGGACAAGGTGCAGGCGCTGACCACGGTGCTGGGCAACCTGATCGACAACGCCTTCGACGCCGTCTCCGGGCCCGGCGTCGACCCCGGCAAGCAGGGGCGGGTGCTGGTCTCGATCGTCGAGGACGACGACGGGATCGGCGTCCGCGTCGCCGACAACGGCCCCGGCGTCCCGGCCGGGGCGGCCGAGCACGTCTTCACCGACGGCTTCACCACCAAGCCGGCAACGGGTTCGATGCGAAGGGGTCTCGGTTTGGCCCTGGTGCATCGGCTGGTGCAGCGTCTCGGGGGTAGCATCACGGCGTCGGAGGGGCCCGGCGCGGTGTTCACCGTGCGGCTGCCGAAGGCTGCCGAGAACCGGGGGACGCTGCTGAGCACCGGAGGAGGCACGAGACCACGATGAGCGCCGCCATGGCCGCTGCCGGCCCGCCTTCACCCCAGTCGTCGCACGGCGCCGTCGCCGGGACCGTGCGGGTCCTGGTCGTCGACGACGACTACCGGGTCGCGAAGATCCACGCCGCGTACGTCGACCGCACCCCCGGCTTCGCCGTCTGCGGCCAGGCGCACTCCGCCGAGGCGGCCCTGGACCTGATCGAGGTGCTGCGGCCGGACCTGGTGCTGATGGACGTGTACCTGCCCGACGGCGACGGGCTCGGGGTGATCCGCAAGCTGCTGGAGGCGCCGGAGTCGGGCGAGTCCGGCCCGCGCCCGGACTTCGTGGTGATCACGGCGGCCCGCGACGTGAGCACGGTGCGCACCGCGATGCAGCTCGGGGCCGTGCACTACCTGGTGAAGCCGTTCGGCTACCCGGCGATGGCCGAGAAGCTGACCTCCTACCTGGACCTGCGGCGCCGGATGGAGACGCTGGACGACGCGGACGCCGACCAGGCCGACGTGGACGAGCTGTTCGGGCTGCTGCGCGGCCAGCCGGCGCTCCCGGCGCTCCCGGCCAAGGGGCACTCGGCGCCGACGCTGGAGCTGGTGCGCAACGCGGTGCGGGCGGCGGGCGGCGACGTGTCGGCCTCGGAGGTGGCCGAGCGAGTGGGGATCTCACGTCCGACGGCGCAGCGCTATCTCAGCTATCTGACTCGGCACGGGGTGGTGCGGCTGCAGCTGCGCTACGGGACGACCGGGCGTCCGGAGCACCGGTACTCGGCGGTGGGGTGAGGCGGGGGTCGGGTTTTCTCCGGCCGTGTTCTCCCGCTGCGTCTCCTGACGCGTTTTCCCGACGCGTTCCCCGTCACGCCGCGCGCCGACCCGGATTCGCTCGCACAGGGTGTCCGCCAGTGCGTGCCGCGTGGTCGAAAACCCTTGCGGGCCCTCGGAAACCGCACACGCCGCGTCATCGGCGCCAGTCCGCACGGACGCCACCAGCAGTCGCGCTTCGATAACGAAACCCTGACTTCCGCCCCTATTTGTCCGTTTATCGCAGCGCCAAGGCGGCGATTTCCGGCTGGTCCTGCTGAATCGTGCATCAGCACATGCCTACACTGTCTGCACCGCATCTCCACGGGCGCTCGGGCACCCAGGGGCGGCGGGGCGTGTAGATCGGAACCCAAGGGAGACCAGACAGTGGCAAGTGGAAACGCGATCCGAGGCAGCCGCGTCGGTGCGGGACCGATGGGGGAGGCCGAGCGCGGCGAGAGCGCCCCTCGGGTGTTCGTCTCTTTCTGGTGCGTGAACAAGCACGAGACCAAGCCCTCCTTCGCCAGCGACGCGCAGATCCCCGACACCTGGGACTGCCCCCGCTGCGGCTTCCCCGCCGGCCCGGACAAGGACAACCCCCCGGCGCGCTCGCGCACCGAGCCCTACAAGACCCACCTGGCGTACGTCCGCGAACGCCGCTCCGCCGAGGACGGCGACCAGATCCTCGCCGAGGCCCTGGCCAAGCTGCGCGGCCAGATCTGAGGACCAGCCGGTCCGGGCCCCGACGCCCCGATCCGCGCGGAACCGCCCGCACCACCGCACCACCCGCGTCACCGCCCGGCCGCGCTCCACTCGGTCCTCGGGCGATGGGCGCTGGCGTGCTGCGCCGGCGGCGCTGAGCTGCTGACGTGCCGAAGCCCCGCCTTCCGGATGCGGAGGGCGGGGCTTTCGCGCGCGATGCCGGGCTGCCCGCTGTCGGTGAGCGGACAGCCGATGTGTGGTCAGGCGGGCAGGCGGCCGAGCTGGTGGGCGGGCGGCGGGCGGCGGTCGGTCGGGCAAGCGGTCAGGCAGTCGGTCGGTCGGTCAAGCGGTCAGGCAGTCGGTCGGTCGGTCAAGCGGTCAGGCCGTCGGGCCGTCGGTCGGTCGGGCGGTTGGGCAAGCAGTCAGGCGGGCGTGTGGTCGGGCGGTTGGGCAAGCGGTCAGGCGGGCGAGTGGGCGAGCGGGCGAGCGGTCGGGCGGTCGGGCGGTCGGTCAAGCGGGAAGGCAAGCAGGCGGTCGGGCGAGTGGTCGGGCCGTCGGGCAAGCGGTCAGGCGGCCGGGCAAGCGGCCGGGCGGTCGGGCGGTCGGCTTGGTGGTCGGGCAAGCAGTCAGGCGATCAGGCAAGCAGGCGGTCGGGCAGGCCATGTGGTCAGGCGGTCAGATCTCGTTTCGGCGGCTCCCACTTCAGCGCGAGCTCGATACCCTCCTCGATCCGGCCCAGCCGGAGCAAAGCCTCGGCGCACTTCAGCGATGCCCAGCGCAATCTCCCACTGAGCGGAGCGAGCACGCCGACCGCGTCCTCCCACCGCCGGGCACGCGATAGGAGCAAGGCACTGTGGAACGCCGCCGCGGTCGCGTCACCGTCGCCGCCGGGATGCGCCCGGAGCTCGGCGATCGCCTGGTCCACGCCGTCCCGGTCGGCCAACGCGGTCGCGCGCAGCGTCAGCAGCCCCATCGTCATGCCTCCGGCCCGGTCCGCGACGTCGTCGATCAGCGCCAGGGCCTCCGTGTGCCGACCGTGCTTGGCCAGGGCCCGG
Coding sequences:
- a CDS encoding response regulator; the protein is MAAAGPPSPQSSHGAVAGTVRVLVVDDDYRVAKIHAAYVDRTPGFAVCGQAHSAEAALDLIEVLRPDLVLMDVYLPDGDGLGVIRKLLEAPESGESGPRPDFVVITAARDVSTVRTAMQLGAVHYLVKPFGYPAMAEKLTSYLDLRRRMETLDDADADQADVDELFGLLRGQPALPALPAKGHSAPTLELVRNAVRAAGGDVSASEVAERVGISRPTAQRYLSYLTRHGVVRLQLRYGTTGRPEHRYSAVG
- a CDS encoding response regulator transcription factor translates to MVDGGIIVKCLLVEDDARVVALERRLLAAHGIEVIVAGTIPQAVAALSADPGIILLDLSLPGAVGFQSLREMRRVSQLPIIVVTGRSDGDSVVQGLSLGADDYVVKPFATRELVARMAAVLRRCAMRTGLDGSVALVSGDLQMDYTTRCVTVKSESIQVTRKEFEILAILARLPGAVIRREQLLGEIWGVFDPSAAHSLESHVTALRRKLRPHCEIKAARGIGYKLLVAGGVPS
- a CDS encoding RNA polymerase-binding protein RbpA gives rise to the protein MASGNAIRGSRVGAGPMGEAERGESAPRVFVSFWCVNKHETKPSFASDAQIPDTWDCPRCGFPAGPDKDNPPARSRTEPYKTHLAYVRERRSAEDGDQILAEALAKLRGQI
- a CDS encoding ATP-binding protein, yielding MRQGSGRRLSSQIFVSQVSILLVVVLVGFGLFAVQERKQVDRQYMDEALQIAQTVADTPEVKSCIGFPSTNCDGTLQNIADRLQRDTKTDYVVIVDQNRIRHTHPNQLLRGQPIEEPLVTKPDVRFDPGSVGESVNGRVPLYGPLGNQIGEVSVGRKVTSVTSVFVGQLPVYAAWFGAALGVGALASYALARRLKRRTFGLELDEISKLLQEREAVLHGIREGMIAFDRAGRVSMVNDEARRLLGLPMFGGVGGYLEDVVPPGRLQDLLSGEIEGKDQVVLTDDYYLTVNRMPVTLAGRPHGAVVTLRDRTELSGLLRELDSVTSLTDALRAQQHEFSNRMHTVAGLLELGETDEALQFLTDLSGAEAAFAESVRSRIAPSVLVGLILAKAAVAGERGVELELTDDTWLGDTPDKVQALTTVLGNLIDNAFDAVSGPGVDPGKQGRVLVSIVEDDDGIGVRVADNGPGVPAGAAEHVFTDGFTTKPATGSMRRGLGLALVHRLVQRLGGSITASEGPGAVFTVRLPKAAENRGTLLSTGGGTRPR